The nucleotide window ATTGGGGTTGTTCTGCAGTTGACGGATATACCCTTGAATGGTTTGTTCCATAAATGCCACCTCTCTGTGTTGACCCTCTCTGTATGGTCTAATTCGTTTTTTCACTTCTACATGCAATCAGAAAATTCCTGCCTAACATTGATTGATATGGTGAAGTAACTCAAGGAAAATCGAATGTTTTTACACAAGACATTGTAAATATCTTAGTAAAATGTTTTATGATATAATCCGCTATAGGAGGGAATAAATTCATGATATTTTCGGGTAAAATAAATCGACTACGCTCTTATGCGATGGGTATGATATTTCTTGGTATTGCTTTGATGTACCTTGGTTATGTATTCTTCCGTGGTTGGCTAGGTAGTTGGGCAGAAGGCTCACAAACAATCATGGCAATCTTTCTTGTCTTAGGCGTTCTAATGGTATTATTTAGTGGAGCGATGTACATGTGGATTGGTATGTTATCTTCACGGTCACCAATGGTAGAATGCCCTTCATGTGGAAAGATGACGAAGGTATTAGGACGCGTTGATGAATGTATGTTTTGTAAGCAAAAACTAACCCTCGATCCTACGCTTGCAACAACACCAATTCATCATACACCAGAGAATCCTGCAGGGTTAAAGTAAGCTAAAGAAGGAAGTGAGGGAACAACACCCTTACTTCCTTCTTTTATATCGTCAATTAGTGACGAAATGGAGTTGATTGAAGCTCTTCATGCATTACGTCCCAGATCTCTTCGTTAGCAAAGAAGCGGCTCCATGAAGCGACTCCTGCTAATTCATACTTATGAACTAGCCTTATGCGTTGTCGCATAGAAACGTCATCTTCTAACCAGATCTTATAGGTCACCTTTTCCTTAGGGTCATAATACTCAGCATAATTTTGCCCGGTTTTTTCATCGTAAATGAGCTGCACTTGACGTTCTGTCATCCACGCTTGAATCGCATCCATTTTATAAGCCTTTTGCGTTACTTTAATCGAACCGTCTGCCTGTGGTTCCTCACGCCAGAGCCGCGTGTAAAACGGAACGCCTAAAACCACTTTTTCTGCAGGCACCTCTTCTAATATGCCTTGAAGTCCCTTCTCTACCCAAGGTAAAGAGGCTACTGAACCAGCGATTGGACTAGAGCCCCAGTGTTCATCATAGGTCATTACGATGACATAATCCACAACTTCGCCAAATGCTTCACGATCGTAGAACATCGACCAATTTTCTGATGTTGAATGGATGGTTACATCCACAGAGACCACCAGTCCCATTTCATGGAGGTAAGGTGTTAGCTCACGAACAAATTGGACGAGATTCTCCTTATCCTTTAAATAAACATTCTCAAAATCCAAATTGATTCCGTCTAATTGGTACATATGTGCATATTGGAGAAGCTGTTGAATCATTTGCTTCCGTTTTCCATAGTCTTGAAGTACTGCATGAGTTTGTTCTGGCTCAAAACCGTTACTAAAAAGGGCCCATACCTGATAGCCTCGTTGGTGCGCCCATTCCACATATTGAAGCGAAGCATTCTTATTTTTTATTGTTCCCTGATCATCTACCAATTCAAACCAGGTCGGCGAAACCACATTCAGGCTTGGCATGGCTCCTAATTTTGAGGTGTCTGGATTGGCACTATATACCTGCTCCCAAGTTAAATTGATCTTTGTACCTAGGGGGTACCAAATTGGTGTTCTCTTAGGAAGATCAGGTAAAGCAATTTGCATCATTTCGTCCAATTGGACCATCTCTTCTGAAAGATATCCAACCATCCCCTCTGCTGTCTCCACCAATAGCCAGTTATTTTCCTCACCGAGTAGAATAAGCTTTGAATCACGGATTAATTGCTCCACAATGGGTGCTTTTTTAGACGGAGACTGGCGAAGCTGTGTATTCTCTTCCCTGTTG belongs to Rubeoparvulum massiliense and includes:
- a CDS encoding glycosyl hydrolase family 18 protein; translated protein: MAPELELNPSRMTRRKRKRRPWFAMFMITFLLLIGALAGWWYIEQLPNDEQVSLFPKEQFSSFIDDATNMTFQSMPILLDGQIMAEQALLSGEEVLLPFDLIKEKIDPRIYWDESVQSVLITTEDKVIRFPQSAIEAFINESPFSLTVPTVKLQDTIYIPYAHLATLYPMELKILPENETQPPILVLYQAGSLKQLAHVVIENNREENTQLRQSPSKKAPIVEQLIRDSKLILLGEENNWLLVETAEGMVGYLSEEMVQLDEMMQIALPDLPKRTPIWYPLGTKINLTWEQVYSANPDTSKLGAMPSLNVVSPTWFELVDDQGTIKNKNASLQYVEWAHQRGYQVWALFSNGFEPEQTHAVLQDYGKRKQMIQQLLQYAHMYQLDGINLDFENVYLKDKENLVQFVRELTPYLHEMGLVVSVDVTIHSTSENWSMFYDREAFGEVVDYVIVMTYDEHWGSSPIAGSVASLPWVEKGLQGILEEVPAEKVVLGVPFYTRLWREEPQADGSIKVTQKAYKMDAIQAWMTERQVQLIYDEKTGQNYAEYYDPKEKVTYKIWLEDDVSMRQRIRLVHKYELAGVASWSRFFANEEIWDVMHEELQSTPFRH
- a CDS encoding DUF2614 family zinc ribbon-containing protein is translated as MIFSGKINRLRSYAMGMIFLGIALMYLGYVFFRGWLGSWAEGSQTIMAIFLVLGVLMVLFSGAMYMWIGMLSSRSPMVECPSCGKMTKVLGRVDECMFCKQKLTLDPTLATTPIHHTPENPAGLK